Genomic window (Gadus chalcogrammus isolate NIFS_2021 chromosome 3, NIFS_Gcha_1.0, whole genome shotgun sequence):
ACATAAGcagaggcctctctctctctctctctctctctctctctctctctctctctctctctctctctctctctctctctctctctctctctctctctctctctctctctctctctctctctctcgtttgttATTTAgtgactaaataaataaaaagtgccCCAAGAGGTATATTTGTCATTGTGTTCATTGTATACAATCTAGTGAAATGTTTTGTATGGGAAGGTATGCCAGAGGCTTGCGACATTTCCTCCCTGGAATGGCACCTAACATCACTTTGGGGAGTGGCCGATACATTCTTAAAATACTGTTTGTAAGCAAAAATATTTGCTGGACAATAGAAAGGAAAAGGTACTTCTGCCGACCTAGACTTTTCTTATATTGAGCTTATATAATATGTCTATTTCACACAACCTTTTCTACTTTTAGTTACATTCTATTTCACACGACTAATGTTCAAGATTAGCCTGTAGTATACATGTTATCTCTGCTGTGAAAACAGGTCTCTTGCTCAGAAACAATATTAATACATTCTGTATTGCACAATAGAGTTTAATAGCAACTGTTTAGGAGATATGATTAAAGTAATAAGGAATTAGTACAGACTCTCCCTTGATGGAATaaaacattgttgttgttgtccccccccccccctctctctctcgcgctctctctctctctctctctctctctctctctctctctctctctctctctctctctctctctctctctctctctctctctctctctctctctctctctctctctctctctctctctccctctctctctctctctctctcaatgtttATCTCTTTCAAATATGCCTCTGGAGTAAAACGTTGTCATTTTGGAGCTTAAGCTGTGAGCAAATATACTTTAAAAGGGAGTGTAAGATAGGAAGTAAGCTCTATAAAGCATGAGTACAGAGAAGGGTCTTAAGAAGTTTTAAAGTAATACCTTGTCACATAGTTTGCGTTAAATGTAGTTTTGTGTTAAATGTATCCACACTATTCCTATTAACCACATGATTCCAAAGTCTGTGATTCCATCCCGTCATCTCACTTCTTATTCTTCCCAGAGGTGTCTTTTAAACTGGGCTTCTTAATATTCGGAAATTATGGAAATTGCATTCATAGAGTGAATTTCATTTTTGCATCTTTGACCATCCATTTTAGCCGATGATAATGAAaaacgcaattattttaataataatttgcaGGCAGACATTCCAACGTCGGTTGAGAGAATGCAATACAGTTTGTTTTAACGGCAAACAAACTGTAATCGGTTTTGCAGTTTTCCGcctattacaaaaaaaataacactaGAAGGGGAAAGGAAAACAAATTGAATCGTAAAGAAATGGGTTGCTCCCCATCATTTTACCTATTTGATAGAACGATTAATTTGACTTTCCAGAAATCAATTTGCATGAATATAAATAAGTACCAGTAGCAAAAACAGAGTAACACCATCAAATCGAACTAGCGTTTTCACACCTCAGCAGTCAGACATTCATGTcagatttatttttacatttctttTCAGCCTCTGTTTAAATTCTTTCTTTAACAAAAAAGCATTTTCCAAGTGCACAACTGTTAACTCTTTCAAAAATGCTTGGGTATAGTGAACCAGTGACTCCCTGCGTGCTGCATCTACACATATCCTGAGTTGAACCACGTGTAAAGGATGCCCTACCCTGGCAATACACAATACGTTCTACCCTTTCACACCCACGGAGAGAGAGGCCAATGGCTTATTTCGATCTTGCACTTCACTATAAATACCAGTGAAGTGCAAGAAAGTAAATCTTCTGCTTTCACATAGCTACTACAAAATAAATGGACATCAACAAAGAGGTGATGTCTGTTAAGTGTCAATTGTGTTACTAATGAGATAGTAGAGATACTTTGGCCTTAAACAAAAAACTAGCTTGCTATACTGGTGTACTGGTACTGTTGtactggtgctggtgctgctgtaCTGGTGTTGGAGAAACCAACAGACTGTAGGATGAATATATTGATTATTCATGTGGTTAAATGTCACACGGCAAAGTACTGATAGAGTCCGTCTGCAAGGCATTTGCCTGAGGAGGTTTGAAACTGTGGCCGGTGGTTTCGTAACCTCTTTACAAAAAGTTGAATACGTTTCAGTGAGTTCTATTTAAAGAACCACATTCAGTCCTTGGAATAAGATACCAGACTATAACAGAGTGAACAGAATAAAAAAGTGATATGCAGGATTCAGCTTAGGAAAACAACTTAATTCTAAGCCTCTGTTGTGAtagttaattgttttttttccagtcGTTTTAACAAGATACCTGACAATAACTGAGTGAACATTGTATTAAATAGCGACACGTACGTTTTTGTCAGTCTTTTAAATAAGATACAGAATCTGCCAATAACAGagtaaagaataaaaaaaaaagtaattccagcTTCTGCTGCGATAGAgacattttgtttgtgtttctttttgacTAGTttgctgctgtgtgtttgtacccAGTATCAAGCAAAGATTAAAAAACTGTGAAAAAGTTTCTTCCTTAGCCCCACTGATAACCCCATGTGCAATCAGCTGTAATTCAGGTTCCATCCAgccttatatgtgtgtgtgtttgtgtgtgtgtgtgcgtgagcatgtGAGTTTACCtgcctgtctttgtgtgtgtgtgtgtgtgtgtgtgtgtgtgtgtgtgtgtgtgtgtgtgtgtgggtgtgtatgtgtgagtgtgcgtatatatatgttctcgtatttgtgtgtgtgtgtgtgtgtgtgtgtgtgtgtgtgtgtgtgtgtgtgtgtgtgtgtgtgtgtgtgtgtgtgtgtgtgtgtgtgtgtgtgtgtgtgtgcccatttGTTTGCTCTGGTGTGATAACGTGGACCAACTGGGAGTAAATCTGGTGCTCAGTCACTGGGCCGTGCCTGCAGCGTGCAGATTAAAGCTGAGTtatcagcagagagagagcctgaCGCTTCTCCATCACTGGACTTCATCTGTGGTCTGATGttcctgaggaggaggaggaggaggaggagaggaaggatgaggaggaggaggaagaggagaggaaggaggaggagaggaaggatgaggaggaggaggagcaggaggaggaggagaggaaggatgaggtggagaggaaggatgaggaggaggaggaggaggaggaggaggagcaggaggattacgacgacgacgacgagaggaaggatgaggaggaggggaaggatgaggaagaggagaggaaggatgaggaggaggaggaggaggagaagaggaaggaggaggtgatgaggattgatgaggaggaggaggagaggaaatatGCGGAGGAGGTTGATGAGGAGGAAAagttgagggagaggggggaagaagggacgaggaggaggttaagcaggtggtggaggggagaggaaaaggagaagaagagaagaaggatGACGAAAAAGAGAAGGCAAAGGATGATgatcagaagaagagaagaatgaGAATAAGGGGGGTGAAGAACAGaagggggaggacgaggagaagaaGACGGCGTGGAAGTAGGAGCAGTAGGAGGAATAATGTGTGAAGAAGAGGTGGGTGgatgaggaggtagaggagacggaagaggaagagaggaataaAAAGGAGGagaatgtggaggaggagggaaagggggaagaggaggcaaATAATAAAGAGGATGAGAGGAATGAAAAGAAGTGGGAGTaggcggaggagaagggagaggaggaggagtgggagtaGTAGgcggagaagggagaggaggaggagaaggcagaggaggaggaggagtgggagtaggaggaggagaagggagaggaggaggagaaggagtgggagtaggaggaggagaaggcagaggaggaggagaaggcagaggaggaggaggagtgggagtaggaggaggagaagggagaggaggaggaggaggaggaggagtgggagtaggaggaggagaagggagaggaggaggagaaggcagaggaggaggaggagtgggagtagg
Coding sequences:
- the LOC130380065 gene encoding LOW QUALITY PROTEIN: uncharacterized protein DDB_G0271670-like (The sequence of the model RefSeq protein was modified relative to this genomic sequence to represent the inferred CDS: substituted 1 base at 1 genomic stop codon), with the translated sequence SHSSSSSSSSPFSSSYSHSSSSSAFSSSSPFSSSYSHSSSSSSSSPFSSSYSHSSSSSAFSSSSAFSSSYSHSFSSSSPFSSSYSHSSSSSAFSSSSSSSSTSSAYFLSSSSSSILITSSFLFSSSSSSSSFLSSSSSFPSSSSFLSSSSSXSSCSSSSSSSSSSSFLSTSSFLSSSSCSSSSSSFLSSSFLSSSSSSSSFLSSSSSSSSGTSDHR